From one Halosimplex rubrum genomic stretch:
- a CDS encoding DNA-binding protein: MSSETRFGSKVSDAQADDQDVEAPIEEEPELRRSVDQEIQGKVDTNHPEARPEGMTLEGEEKFRAREAEIRSTRQRLDRRQSPGREQRTREVVKSQTRYAQEEPPEDPRTKLSKEQLAEVNERAAQIAEELDGRSRAGAAYRLAQKVAEGVDMLNAALLVKEELHASPGVAVPIGTLEEVPRSTVDIEGTIVQLWNSDNPRIQQVGLIEDDTARTKFTVWERSDQPWVEEGQTVRLRHVEKSWYEGRVSVAVTGWSTIEFPERGRWWGE, from the coding sequence ATGTCTAGTGAAACGCGATTCGGTAGTAAAGTTTCGGACGCACAGGCAGATGACCAAGATGTCGAAGCACCGATCGAGGAGGAGCCGGAGCTGCGGCGGTCGGTCGACCAGGAGATCCAGGGCAAGGTCGATACGAACCACCCCGAGGCCAGGCCGGAGGGCATGACCCTGGAAGGTGAGGAGAAGTTCCGAGCGCGGGAGGCCGAGATTCGAAGCACTCGCCAGCGGCTGGACAGGCGTCAATCGCCGGGCCGTGAGCAGCGGACGCGCGAGGTGGTCAAGTCACAGACGCGCTACGCCCAGGAGGAACCCCCCGAAGATCCACGCACCAAGTTGAGCAAGGAGCAGTTGGCAGAAGTGAACGAGCGCGCAGCGCAGATCGCCGAGGAACTGGACGGGCGTTCCAGGGCTGGGGCGGCCTACCGACTCGCACAGAAGGTCGCCGAAGGCGTTGACATGCTGAACGCGGCGTTGCTGGTCAAAGAGGAGTTGCACGCCTCACCCGGCGTGGCTGTCCCGATCGGGACGCTCGAGGAGGTCCCACGGTCGACAGTCGATATTGAAGGGACAATCGTGCAGTTGTGGAATTCGGATAATCCCCGGATTCAGCAAGTGGGGTTGATCGAGGACGACACAGCGCGAACGAAGTTCACTGTGTGGGAGCGAAGCGACCAGCCGTGGGTCGAAGAGGGCCAGACGGTGCGGCTGCGCCACGTCGAGAAAAGTTGGTACGAGGGCCGCGTCTCGGTAGCCGTCACTGGCTGGAGCACCATTGAGTTCCCGGAACGCGGACGGTGGTGGGGCGAGTAG
- a CDS encoding M48 family metallopeptidase yields the protein MSEQLQRHHHIGQTVVPYTIDWSENRETMTLSIDESLELAVKAPMDATMTDVESVLDSRQEWILEKLYGLKEQAGPPYPKEYLSGEKLQYRGRQYPLEVVEADVSQPELSFDEQTFTLRVHRFDADGDKVSIRRKRQAVVDWFIEQAEAELPERASRYESRLGVDEVSIEAGEIDGRWGEYDDGTARLNWRLILAPVRIQDYVIVHELAHSIHEEHSDSFWNTVGALIPDYEDRREWLRLNGNTLTV from the coding sequence ATGAGCGAGCAACTCCAACGCCACCACCACATCGGCCAGACAGTCGTTCCGTACACGATCGACTGGTCCGAAAACCGGGAGACGATGACTCTCTCGATCGACGAGTCTCTGGAGCTGGCCGTGAAGGCCCCGATGGATGCAACGATGACCGACGTTGAGTCAGTACTCGACTCCCGTCAGGAATGGATCTTGGAGAAACTGTACGGCCTGAAAGAGCAAGCGGGGCCGCCGTATCCGAAGGAGTATTTGAGCGGTGAGAAGCTCCAATACCGGGGGCGGCAGTATCCACTCGAAGTCGTTGAGGCGGATGTGTCCCAACCCGAGCTGTCGTTCGATGAGCAGACGTTTACGCTCCGTGTCCACCGGTTCGATGCCGACGGTGACAAGGTCAGTATTCGCCGAAAGCGCCAGGCAGTTGTCGACTGGTTCATTGAGCAGGCTGAAGCGGAACTTCCGGAACGGGCATCTCGGTACGAATCGAGGCTAGGGGTCGACGAAGTGTCTATTGAAGCTGGAGAGATCGATGGCCGATGGGGAGAATACGACGACGGTACGGCTCGTCTTAATTGGCGACTGATACTGGCACCCGTCCGAATCCAGGACTACGTCATCGTTCACGAGCTGGCGCATTCAATACACGAGGAGCATTCTGACTCGTTCTGGAATACAGTTGGTGCGCTCATCCCGGATTATGAGGATCGTCGTGAGTGGCTCAGGCTAAACGGAAACACGCTGACGGTCTGA
- a CDS encoding class I SAM-dependent DNA methyltransferase, whose amino-acid sequence MPYSKSVLKEYFYESIEILRGNLSVTEYREFLIPLLYYKMASDESNLRDKLDATATENHPDLRSLPHLPKENRWQGTVNIPSHLDEGLNQAISNVPNDPLAPTTAFKPDYTKLGHDGALQELTDHLSRCQLDSNSAAPAELGAAFEYLLDQLARIEGKQGSQNSTPRGVRQLCTRIAGPFVEGESVHDPTVGVAGLLVKAGQNFETQTNRKGLELTGQEIHPQTASLAGLNLEAHGLNGEIHIGDSLRNPQFTENGRLQQFDCVFADFPVSPSWAKEEFEQDRFHRFSQSTELPLPRADQGDYAFIFHALNQLRDPAENTEGGRGVILISHGVLYRQSDRVYREYLVDNDLVEAVIGLPPNLYANTSLPVAILVINKDKKSGRQNEVRFVHAMDEEFYTEFESRNNLSEDGIERVIDELDEWNDDSEIAKTVSIEEIRENGHTLDLSEYIPAVEPTAIPGLNRELRKVDSTSYEGKVNLPAEPEFSDILGKVMEVSENSVYVLGSYTGAREAELIDIKQELEEMGYDAHLDKDLPDFPSQDLSGSVATTMRLAGFCIMVDREASGHIDEYRLAEKQRTVLARLTPKDGGSTKMIGGAELVDVNYIKSFEFDLRPQERLEDAVSWAQQMVEKRRAEYSKHYDWRG is encoded by the coding sequence ATGCCGTATTCTAAATCGGTTCTCAAGGAATATTTCTACGAATCGATCGAAATTCTTCGTGGCAACCTCAGCGTTACAGAATACCGAGAATTCCTCATCCCTCTATTATACTACAAAATGGCATCAGATGAGTCTAATCTACGAGATAAATTAGATGCCACAGCCACAGAAAACCACCCAGATCTCAGAAGCCTTCCTCATCTTCCAAAAGAAAATAGATGGCAGGGGACAGTCAATATCCCGAGCCACCTCGATGAAGGACTGAATCAGGCGATCTCGAATGTTCCGAATGACCCATTAGCCCCGACAACGGCCTTTAAACCGGACTACACTAAACTTGGTCACGACGGGGCTCTTCAGGAACTCACAGATCACCTTAGTAGATGTCAATTGGATTCAAATAGTGCGGCCCCAGCTGAGTTAGGGGCCGCGTTTGAGTACCTCCTCGATCAATTAGCTCGCATTGAGGGAAAGCAGGGATCACAGAACTCGACACCTCGTGGAGTGAGACAGTTATGTACGAGGATAGCAGGGCCTTTTGTAGAAGGAGAATCGGTACATGACCCAACTGTCGGCGTCGCGGGATTGTTAGTGAAAGCTGGCCAGAATTTTGAAACCCAGACAAATAGAAAGGGATTAGAGTTAACTGGCCAAGAGATTCACCCTCAAACGGCTTCTTTAGCTGGCTTGAATCTCGAGGCACACGGCCTTAATGGAGAAATTCACATTGGAGATTCACTCAGGAACCCGCAGTTTACGGAAAATGGGAGATTACAACAATTTGACTGCGTCTTCGCAGATTTTCCCGTCTCCCCAAGTTGGGCAAAAGAGGAATTTGAACAGGACCGGTTTCATCGATTCAGCCAATCAACTGAGCTTCCTTTACCCCGTGCTGATCAGGGCGACTATGCTTTTATTTTTCATGCTCTTAACCAGCTTCGCGATCCCGCTGAGAATACAGAGGGCGGTAGGGGAGTGATATTAATATCACATGGAGTTCTCTACCGGCAGTCTGACCGCGTTTACCGTGAATATTTAGTTGACAACGATCTCGTTGAAGCGGTTATTGGTCTTCCTCCAAACCTTTATGCAAACACAAGTCTCCCTGTCGCGATATTAGTCATAAATAAGGATAAAAAAAGCGGTCGCCAGAACGAAGTTCGTTTTGTCCACGCGATGGATGAGGAATTCTACACAGAATTCGAATCAAGGAATAATTTGTCGGAAGACGGTATCGAACGAGTCATTGATGAACTAGATGAGTGGAATGACGATAGCGAGATTGCAAAAACAGTTTCAATCGAGGAGATCCGAGAGAATGGACATACACTTGATCTTTCTGAATATATCCCCGCAGTCGAACCAACCGCAATCCCAGGATTAAACCGAGAACTCCGGAAAGTTGACTCGACTAGTTATGAAGGGAAAGTAAATCTCCCTGCAGAACCCGAATTTAGTGATATTCTAGGGAAAGTCATGGAGGTGAGTGAGAACTCGGTATACGTTCTCGGGAGCTACACTGGGGCAAGAGAAGCGGAACTAATTGATATTAAGCAGGAATTAGAAGAGATGGGATACGATGCGCACCTTGATAAGGATCTTCCGGATTTCCCCTCACAGGATCTCTCTGGAAGTGTCGCAACAACAATGCGGCTCGCAGGATTTTGTATTATGGTGGATCGAGAAGCTTCTGGTCATATCGATGAGTATCGACTTGCTGAGAAACAAAGAACCGTTCTTGCACGTCTAACCCCAAAAGATGGAGGCTCAACGAAAATGATTGGCGGGGCTGAACTAGTTGATGTAAATTATATTAAATCCTTTGAATTCGATCTCCGCCCACAAGAACGGCTTGAAGACGCAGTCAGCTGGGCACAACAGATGGTTGAGAAACGGAGAGCCGAGTACTCAAAGCACTATGATTGGCGCGGTTAG
- a CDS encoding IS6 family transposase: MQLADLLREHLDIENQDTWENERTPTPVRCFAVRLHSIGLSLRDVKAVLAWLGVDRCYQAVWNWKETLAGTQNDPPTAEPSRVAVDEKQIEVDDEKWLYAAIDTDSKLLLEVDAYSRRGTGPEAAFLHRLTEKHNVSETEFLVEAGGYLAPLARHELSGHLDYSDRNHIEKWFQTVAMQIDRFHYFWQGSQSSAKRWLRRFRHYYNRNRPNQALDGPTPAEEVLN; this comes from the coding sequence ATGCAACTCGCAGACCTCCTTAGAGAGCACTTAGACATCGAGAATCAAGACACTTGGGAGAATGAGCGCACGCCGACACCCGTGCGCTGTTTCGCGGTCCGACTTCATTCGATTGGGCTGTCACTCCGTGATGTCAAAGCTGTCTTAGCTTGGTTGGGTGTCGATCGCTGCTATCAGGCGGTCTGGAACTGGAAAGAGACACTTGCTGGGACGCAAAACGACCCTCCGACGGCGGAGCCGTCGCGGGTCGCGGTTGACGAGAAACAAATAGAGGTAGACGACGAGAAATGGCTCTACGCTGCGATCGACACGGACTCGAAACTTCTGCTCGAAGTCGATGCCTACAGCCGCCGCGGGACAGGCCCTGAAGCGGCATTTCTCCACCGTCTCACCGAGAAACACAACGTCTCTGAAACGGAGTTTCTCGTCGAGGCTGGTGGCTATCTGGCTCCCCTCGCTCGTCACGAGTTGAGCGGTCACCTTGACTATTCCGACCGAAACCACATCGAGAAATGGTTCCAAACAGTAGCGATGCAGATCGACCGGTTTCACTATTTTTGGCAGGGCAGTCAATCAAGCGCAAAACGGTGGTTACGGCGTTTCAGACACTACTACAACCGAAATCGACCGAACCAGGCATTAGATGGACCGACTCCCGCCGAGGAGGTGTTGAACTAG
- a CDS encoding M78 family metallopeptidase domain-containing protein, which produces MDSTTQSVSFDEADTRDAEMHSAIDEWIDDLVGAVDEARASEEFQDWLDMQQRFHDYSYRNTLLIKRQCPEATKVAGYRTWQEEFDRHVKEGESAIWIWAPIVTTRCPECENAPSYHEQIGCEYDETPPEEWSEGLVGFKPASVFDVSQTEGEPLPELETAATGETGDLLGRLFDIADAVGVSVRVVPDEVWGHGNADGVCTWPDGQDQQPVVEVRDRPDRAAIAGTLVHEYAHALLHSGELDVSERAKREVEAEAVAYIVGRHCGLDMSGSAFYLAAWDSDSADAIRDRLKRISKTAMMLLRYLGD; this is translated from the coding sequence ATGGACTCGACGACCCAGTCGGTCTCGTTCGATGAGGCCGACACGCGAGACGCCGAGATGCACAGTGCGATCGACGAGTGGATCGACGATCTGGTCGGGGCGGTCGACGAAGCGCGAGCCAGCGAGGAGTTTCAGGATTGGCTCGACATGCAACAGCGCTTCCACGACTACTCGTATCGGAACACGCTGTTGATCAAACGGCAGTGTCCCGAGGCGACGAAGGTTGCGGGATATCGGACGTGGCAGGAGGAGTTCGACCGGCACGTGAAAGAGGGTGAATCGGCCATCTGGATCTGGGCGCCGATCGTCACGACGCGCTGTCCCGAGTGTGAGAACGCGCCCAGTTACCACGAGCAGATCGGGTGTGAGTACGACGAGACGCCACCCGAGGAGTGGTCGGAGGGACTGGTCGGGTTCAAGCCCGCATCAGTGTTCGACGTCTCCCAGACCGAGGGTGAGCCGTTGCCCGAACTGGAAACCGCGGCGACCGGAGAGACTGGCGATTTACTCGGCCGGTTGTTTGACATCGCAGACGCGGTCGGGGTGTCCGTACGTGTCGTGCCAGACGAGGTGTGGGGGCACGGGAACGCCGACGGTGTCTGTACGTGGCCAGATGGACAGGACCAGCAGCCGGTCGTCGAGGTACGGGATCGGCCGGATCGGGCTGCGATCGCTGGGACGCTCGTCCACGAGTACGCCCACGCGTTGTTGCATTCAGGGGAGCTTGACGTGTCCGAACGGGCCAAGCGTGAGGTCGAAGCGGAGGCCGTCGCGTACATCGTCGGCCGGCACTGTGGGCTGGATATGAGCGGGTCGGCGTTCTACTTAGCGGCGTGGGACTCGGACTCGGCGGACGCGATCCGGGACCGGTTGAAACGGATCAGTAAAACGGCAATGATGCTCCTTAGGTATCTCGGGGACTAA
- a CDS encoding PIN domain-containing protein gives MDILFDTNIFIHRENDPIVPEDLGRLENSLKKEGHRILIHPQSEKEIRNDHDAERRQQNESRIDTYVVLEFPEYPNEDDTEFRSKVPLATKSNDRVDNALLYSVYNDDVDFLITEDKEIHSKGFELGLEDRVFSIEEGREFFESETATIQGPRAIRKTTVGDLDLSDPIFDSLKSEYDFEGWARSKSDRTAWVNYNQDDSLGAILILKSNEVENIGSEPELGRSRRLKISTLKVSERKWGSKIGELLISIAIREAVNSGHEEVYLTHYVEGSNDVLVELLETYGFEEVSREVDGESIFLKRLTPGQGDNPSPLETARKFYPSFVDGPEVNKYLIPVRPEYHNKLFPAYSGRDIPLHEFVGEFQSEGNAIKKAYLTGAKNKKLEAGDILLFYRSHDNKEVTSLGVLEEVHFGMTNADSISRVVGKRSVFARTDIQEMAESPTTVLLFRWHFDLESPISFEELKDTDILTAPLQVMSEISDEDYKYIREKGGINERFALD, from the coding sequence ATGGACATTCTATTCGATACTAACATCTTCATCCATCGGGAAAACGACCCCATCGTCCCGGAAGATCTGGGACGGCTCGAAAACTCTCTCAAGAAAGAGGGACACCGGATTCTCATTCATCCTCAATCTGAAAAGGAAATTAGGAACGACCACGACGCAGAGCGACGGCAACAGAACGAATCACGGATAGATACCTACGTAGTCCTGGAGTTTCCTGAATACCCAAACGAAGACGATACGGAGTTCCGATCGAAAGTGCCACTAGCTACGAAGAGCAACGACCGGGTTGATAACGCGCTCCTCTACTCCGTGTATAATGACGATGTGGACTTTTTGATTACGGAAGACAAGGAAATTCACAGCAAGGGCTTCGAGCTGGGTCTGGAAGACAGAGTGTTCTCGATCGAAGAAGGGCGGGAGTTCTTCGAGTCAGAAACGGCTACGATTCAAGGACCAAGGGCAATTCGCAAGACGACCGTAGGGGATCTGGACCTTAGCGACCCAATATTTGACTCACTGAAGTCTGAATACGACTTCGAGGGGTGGGCACGCTCGAAGTCGGACAGGACAGCGTGGGTCAACTACAATCAGGACGATTCCTTGGGCGCCATACTGATCCTGAAGAGTAACGAAGTCGAGAATATCGGTTCAGAACCGGAACTTGGGCGGAGTCGCCGTCTAAAGATCTCCACGCTAAAGGTTTCTGAGCGAAAGTGGGGATCGAAGATTGGAGAACTACTGATATCGATCGCTATTCGAGAAGCGGTCAACAGTGGACACGAGGAGGTGTATCTTACCCACTACGTGGAAGGATCGAATGACGTTCTCGTAGAGCTGTTAGAGACTTACGGCTTCGAAGAGGTCTCGAGAGAGGTAGACGGTGAGTCGATTTTTCTGAAGCGACTGACTCCCGGTCAAGGGGATAACCCGTCGCCACTGGAAACGGCCCGAAAATTCTATCCCTCTTTCGTCGATGGGCCGGAAGTTAACAAGTATCTGATTCCAGTCCGTCCGGAATATCACAACAAGCTATTTCCGGCGTATTCTGGTCGAGATATCCCGCTACACGAATTCGTGGGAGAGTTTCAGTCGGAGGGTAACGCTATCAAGAAGGCCTACCTAACTGGTGCGAAAAACAAGAAACTGGAAGCGGGTGACATTCTCCTCTTCTATCGGTCACATGATAACAAAGAGGTGACCTCGTTGGGCGTACTAGAAGAGGTACACTTTGGAATGACTAACGCCGATAGTATCTCGAGAGTCGTGGGCAAGCGGTCAGTTTTTGCTAGAACAGATATTCAAGAGATGGCAGAGTCACCAACCACTGTTCTTCTATTTCGGTGGCATTTTGACTTAGAGAGTCCGATTAGCTTTGAAGAGTTAAAAGATACTGATATATTGACGGCGCCGCTTCAAGTGATGTCGGAGATATCTGATGAAGACTATAAGTACATTCGGGAGAAAGGAGGAATCAATGAACGTTTTGCTCTCGATTAA
- a CDS encoding DUF7567 family protein — protein MNLEVVDPHSEALFEFLWCPVCGHEVFSHIPFEVVFCKDCNTRVDLRESHETRGYEEAVRVCFDTETTWNLHVDEKLRRDLPDGSARVKIIGASSAYDVDWWSPEPGEAWRPVERGEFSDIEKLDEVSNLA, from the coding sequence ATGAATCTCGAAGTTGTCGACCCTCACAGTGAGGCATTGTTCGAGTTCCTCTGGTGTCCGGTCTGCGGACACGAGGTGTTCAGTCACATTCCCTTCGAGGTGGTGTTCTGCAAGGACTGCAACACACGGGTCGACCTCCGGGAGTCCCACGAGACACGCGGCTACGAGGAAGCGGTCCGCGTCTGCTTCGACACCGAGACGACCTGGAACCTACACGTCGACGAGAAACTCCGACGCGATCTCCCCGACGGGTCAGCGCGGGTGAAGATCATCGGTGCGTCAAGTGCCTACGACGTCGACTGGTGGAGTCCGGAGCCAGGCGAGGCGTGGCGGCCGGTCGAGCGTGGGGAGTTCAGCGATATCGAGAAACTGGACGAGGTGTCAAACCTGGCTTGA